In Levilactobacillus brevis, the genomic window CTAGACTCCTAACTGACCTGAAATTACGAGATTTTGTCCTTCGCTGCATCGTTCAATACCAATGGTCTCCCGAACAAATCTCAGGGCGTTTACTTCACGAAAATAGTGGATGGCGAATTAGTTACAACACCATTTATCGCGGAATTGAACGTGATAATTTGGGAATTAAACGTAAGAGTCGTGGCGCTCGTGGTTTTGCCCGTAAACTCCGCCATCGTGGCAAAACTCGCAAGGTCAAAGGAACAATCAATGAACGACGGGGGCGGTTTAATGATGTTCCTTCAGTCCATGAGCGGCCAGTGTCGTGTGATAACCGGAGCTGGTTTGGCCATTGGGAAGGTGACACCGTTCGAGGTAAGACTGGACGTTCAGCTTTAGTTACGTTGGTGGACCGTAAATCACGTTACTTACTATCTCAACGAGTTTCCAAAGTAAACGCCAAGAACGTTACACAAGCTATGATTGACTTATTGCATACTGTGACGCCCAAACGAGTTCGTACGCTTACGCCGGATCGTGGGACTGAATTCGCAAGATATCGTGAAATTAGTCAAGAGCTAGGTATTCCGGTCTATTTTCCAGATCCACACGCACCACAGCAACGGGGAACTAACGAGAATACAAATGGTCTTATTCGTGAGTATTTCCCAAAAGGAACTGATTTAGATCAACTCACTGACCAAGATATTTGTCAGTTCATTGAAACATTAAATAACCGACCACGTAAGGTCTTAGGCTGGAAGAGTCCATCAGAAATTTTCTTTGGAATAAAGTTGCGCTTGACTTGACAATTCGTCACCCATTTTTACTCTATACAGTATACAAAAATATCTGCTGCCAGTAACCAATTAAGTTGATTACCAACAACAGATATTTTAGAACCCACAATCGGCAAGGCGCAGTCTTTATTCGGCTTTAAGCCTTCTTTTGAATAATTTCGCGGTCAATCAGGTTCTGCAAGATAAAGTGGTATTGTTCCACGTTTCCCTTGGCGTGCGCACCCTTGAAGATGTTGACCCGCCGGTTACCAGACGCGTTAGTCGTCGACATCTTAAAGCCACTGAGATCCTTGGCCACGACCACCCGTAACATCTGATTCCGGTTGTACGGTGACGTGGGGTCCACCGACCGTTCCAGCGTGTAGTTGCCGGCGTTGGACAGTTGGAAACCCACATCCTTTAAGGCGTACGACTTCACATTCGGATTCAATTCGTAAATATCAGGATCACCATCAACTTGCATTTGCTTCTCGAATAACATCCTACTTCACCTCACTATGCTTCTTACTTAATCGCTTGACGATTGCCGTCACGTTCTTGATAAACGCGTCAATCTCGTCGCTGGTCGTCTGTTGACCAAAGGATAGCCGAATGGACTCGGCAATCCGGGGACTCTTTTCACCAAACATCGCCGTTAAAACGTGGGAGGGTTCAATGGAACCGGCCGTGCAAGCAGATCCTCCGGACACGGCAATCCCGGCCAGGTCTAAATTGGTCTGCATCACGTACGTGGAGATCCCTTTAATCCAGATATTCAGGACGTGGTCGAGGTTTTCCCCTTCCAATGACCCATTGACTTCAAAGTCTACGCCATTAGCGGTCAAGCCCTGAACAACCTGTTCCTTAAAACCATGGAACCGTGCGCGCTTCTCCGCCTTTACTTCTGGCGTCAAAAGCTCAGCCGCCTTGGCAAAACCGGCAATGGCGGGCACGTTTTCCGTACCGGCCCGACGCTTTTCTTCCTGGTCGCCGCCCTTAATCAGACTAGGGAAGTTGACGCCCTCGCGTTTGTAGAGGAACCCAATCATCTTGGGACCGTTAATCTTGTGGGCCGACGTTGACAGCAGGTCGATATGGTCGCGCTGAACGTCAATGTCCAGCAGGCCATAAGTCTGAACGGCATCCGTGTGGAACCAGGCCTGATGATCCTTTAAGATTTCACCAATCTCGTGAATCGGCATCCGGCTACCCACTTCGTTATTGCCCATCATGATCGTCACGAGGATGGTATCGTCCCGTAACGCCGCCTTGAAGTCATCCAGGCTAATCCGGCCGTGTTCATCGACAGGCAGGTAGGTCACCTCAAACCCTTGTTCTTCGAGTGCGTGGAGGGGCTTTAAGACCGCCTCGTGCTCAATTTCGGTGGTGATGATGTGCTTACCCAAAGACTGCCGAGCCAGTGCGGTCTGCGTAATGGCGGTGTTATCGCCTTCACTGCCCCCACTGGTAAAGATAATCTCCTCGTCACTAGCCGCATTGATACTGTTGGCAATGACTTGACGGCTATTCTCCATCACTGTGTGTGCTTGGCGCCCCAGCCCATACAACGTGGAGGCGTTGCCGTACACGTTGGCCATCTTATCGGTCATCTCCGCCAAAACCTCCGGGGCCATGGGCGTCGTCGCAGCGTTGTCCAGATAAATCTCCTGAACGGCGTGACTGTTATCAATATGAATCTCTTTCACTCTAAAAACCTCCTGAGCGGCCGAGTTAGTCTTGCGCGGCTAACAGGGCTAATAGCATCTGTGCAGAACGGTGTCCCGCATCAATAATAAAATCATCAAAGTTAACGCCAGAATCATTGTCGGCGTTGTCGGACATGGCCCGGACCACGACGTAAGGCACGTCAAATTGGTGAGCAACTTGACCAACGGCGGCCCCTTCCATTTCACCAGACAACGCATCTGGGAAGTGGCCCATGATGGCCTTAATGGTCTCTGGACTGTTCAAAAATTGGTCGCCGGAAACGATCAAACCGAGCTTGGTCTTCAGTCCCGTATCTGCTGCGGCGGCAACAATCTTTTCACCCCATTCTTTCGAAGCAGGGAACCGGGCTGGTTGTTGTGGTAATT contains:
- a CDS encoding IS30 family transposase, with amino-acid sequence MSSYKHLTLKDRECILLGVTLNDSYQVIAEKIGCSKATVSREVTRNGGRDAYSAVKAQESYQRRRLKSRRPRLLTDLKLRDFVLRCIVQYQWSPEQISGRLLHENSGWRISYNTIYRGIERDNLGIKRKSRGARGFARKLRHRGKTRKVKGTINERRGRFNDVPSVHERPVSCDNRSWFGHWEGDTVRGKTGRSALVTLVDRKSRYLLSQRVSKVNAKNVTQAMIDLLHTVTPKRVRTLTPDRGTEFARYREISQELGIPVYFPDPHAPQQRGTNENTNGLIREYFPKGTDLDQLTDQDICQFIETLNNRPRKVLGWKSPSEIFFGIKLRLT
- a CDS encoding DUF1831 domain-containing protein — encoded protein: MLFEKQMQVDGDPDIYELNPNVKSYALKDVGFQLSNAGNYTLERSVDPTSPYNRNQMLRVVVAKDLSGFKMSTTNASGNRRVNIFKGAHAKGNVEQYHFILQNLIDREIIQKKA
- a CDS encoding cysteine desulfurase codes for the protein MKEIHIDNSHAVQEIYLDNAATTPMAPEVLAEMTDKMANVYGNASTLYGLGRQAHTVMENSRQVIANSINAASDEEIIFTSGGSEGDNTAITQTALARQSLGKHIITTEIEHEAVLKPLHALEEQGFEVTYLPVDEHGRISLDDFKAALRDDTILVTIMMGNNEVGSRMPIHEIGEILKDHQAWFHTDAVQTYGLLDIDVQRDHIDLLSTSAHKINGPKMIGFLYKREGVNFPSLIKGGDQEEKRRAGTENVPAIAGFAKAAELLTPEVKAEKRARFHGFKEQVVQGLTANGVDFEVNGSLEGENLDHVLNIWIKGISTYVMQTNLDLAGIAVSGGSACTAGSIEPSHVLTAMFGEKSPRIAESIRLSFGQQTTSDEIDAFIKNVTAIVKRLSKKHSEVK
- a CDS encoding 5'-methylthioadenosine/adenosylhomocysteine nucleosidase → MTFGILCAMEEEIKELHEALQDAKTTNIHGLEFYEGTISGQNVVLVRSGIGKVEAGLTTALLITQFNVDLVINSGSAGALAADLNIGDVVVSTETAYHDADARAFGYEYGQLPQQPARFPASKEWGEKIVAAAADTGLKTKLGLIVSGDQFLNSPETIKAIMGHFPDALSGEMEGAAVGQVAHQFDVPYVVVRAMSDNADNDSGVNFDDFIIDAGHRSAQMLLALLAAQD